One Dietzia sp. JS16-p6b genomic window carries:
- the trxB gene encoding thioredoxin-disulfide reductase produces the protein MSDTLHDVIIVGSGPAGYTAAIYSARAELAPVVFEGSQFGGALMTTTEVENFPGFAEGMMGPDLMMQMREQAERFGADLRMEDVTSMDLAGEVKIVRVGQEEHRARAVILAMGAAARYLGVPGEQEYLGRGVSSCATCDGFFFRDKPIVVVGGGDSAMEEATFLTKFGSSVTVVHRREEFRASKIMLERAKENEKISFVLNTTVDEVLSGASGTVERLRLRNTVTGETSELETAAMFVAIGHDPRSELVRDQVEVDEDGYVLTGQTTATSIPGVFACGDLVDHRYRQAITAAGSGCAASIDSERWLAEQA, from the coding sequence ATGAGCGACACCCTCCACGACGTCATCATCGTCGGATCCGGCCCGGCCGGGTACACGGCCGCCATCTACTCCGCCCGGGCCGAGCTCGCCCCTGTGGTGTTCGAGGGTTCGCAGTTCGGCGGCGCGCTCATGACCACCACGGAGGTCGAGAACTTCCCGGGCTTCGCGGAGGGCATGATGGGCCCCGACCTGATGATGCAGATGCGGGAGCAGGCGGAACGTTTCGGCGCGGACCTCCGCATGGAGGACGTGACGTCGATGGACCTGGCCGGCGAGGTCAAGATCGTCCGGGTGGGCCAGGAGGAGCACCGGGCTCGCGCGGTGATCCTCGCGATGGGCGCAGCCGCACGCTACCTCGGCGTCCCCGGGGAACAGGAGTACCTCGGGCGCGGCGTGAGTTCGTGCGCGACCTGCGACGGATTCTTCTTCCGCGACAAGCCGATCGTCGTCGTGGGTGGTGGCGACTCCGCTATGGAGGAGGCAACCTTCCTCACCAAGTTCGGCTCATCCGTGACCGTCGTCCACCGACGGGAGGAGTTCCGCGCCTCCAAGATCATGCTCGAGCGGGCGAAGGAGAACGAGAAGATCTCGTTCGTCCTCAACACCACGGTCGACGAGGTCCTCTCCGGCGCCAGCGGAACCGTCGAGCGCCTGCGTCTGCGCAACACCGTCACCGGCGAGACCAGCGAACTCGAGACCGCGGCGATGTTCGTCGCGATCGGCCACGACCCGAGGTCCGAGTTGGTCCGAGACCAGGTGGAGGTCGATGAGGACGGCTACGTGCTTACAGGGCAGACCACCGCCACCTCGATCCCGGGTGTGTTCGCCTGCGGCGACCTGGTGGACCACCGCTACCGGCAGGCCATCACCGCTGCCGGTTCGGGGTGCGCCGCCTCGATCGACTCTGAACGTTGGCTCGCCGAGCAGGCCTGA
- the trxA gene encoding thioredoxin, producing the protein MAVNTPNIIDVTEDDFAESVLAASGSKPVLVDFWATWCRPCTMMAPVLDELAGAESDKLTVAKVDVETNQELAAEYQITAIPAMLLFSEGKPVKRITGAKSKSALRTELGDVL; encoded by the coding sequence ATGGCCGTGAACACCCCGAACATCATCGACGTGACCGAGGACGACTTCGCCGAGTCCGTCCTCGCCGCCAGCGGGTCCAAGCCCGTGCTGGTGGACTTCTGGGCCACGTGGTGCCGTCCCTGCACGATGATGGCCCCGGTTCTCGACGAACTCGCCGGTGCGGAGTCCGACAAGCTGACGGTCGCCAAGGTCGACGTGGAGACCAACCAGGAGCTCGCCGCCGAGTACCAGATCACCGCCATCCCGGCGATGCTGCTGTTCTCCGAGGGAAAGCCGGTCAAGCGCATCACCGGCGCCAAGTCGAAGTCCGCGCTGCGCACCGAACTCGGCGACGTGCTCTAG